From Plasmodium chabaudi chabaudi strain AS genome assembly, chromosome: 12, the proteins below share one genomic window:
- a CDS encoding WD repeat-containing protein, putative (term=annotation;date=20150629;qualifier=removed_product=conserved Plasmodium membrane protein, unknown function;qualifier=added_product=wd repeat-containing protein, putative;qualifier=added_literature=pmid:26043001;curatorName=ucb@sanger.ac.uk;~;query 2066-2069; ~;query 2131-2368; ~;query 2043-2065; ~;query 2070-2091; ~;query 2111-2130; ~;query 2369-2391; ~;query 1-2042; ~;query 2092-2110; ~;query 2392-2555; ~;query 2527-2527;GPI_cleavage_site_score=0.172;~tmhmm; query 1-2556; ~iprscan;InterPro:IPR036322 : WD40-repeat-containing domain superfamily;Superfamily:SSF50978; score=3.21E-12;query 19-283;description=WD40-repeat-containing domain superfamily;~iprscan;InterPro:IPR036322 : WD40-repeat-containing domain superfamily;Superfamily:SSF50978; score=1.12E-5;query 1046-1356;description=WD40-repeat-containing domain superfamily;~iprscan;InterPro:IPR036322 : WD40-repeat-containing domain superfamily;Superfamily:SSF50978; score=7.94E-11;query 2417-2502;description=WD40-repeat-containing domain superfamily;~iprscan;InterPro:IPR001680 : WD40 repeat;Pfam:PF00400; score=0.0015;query 2455-2493;description=WD40 repeat;~iprscan;InterPro:IPR001680 : WD40 repeat;SMART:SM00320; score=270.0;query 2413-2450;description=WD40 repeat;~iprscan;InterPro:IPR001680 : WD40 repeat;SMART:SM00320; score=4.9E-4;query 2453-2493;description=WD40 repeat;~iprscan;InterPro:IPR001680 : WD40 repeat;SMART:SM00320; score=190.0;query 220-258;description=WD40 repeat): MNEDLKLGSVIWPNFSSPFNITCYGLNYEGNILAVGSREGNIVLFRAEENEKLINNTSGNNNTSSNEAGVASNESGNKILSNNLKQFNSNKCNDGMEKNEIRDNECKEVGKNEDKKMGIDSNCEEANKSGSLNSTSNSFENFSKGDENSQPHKNYDEEMNNRIKLVPYNILLNNKNNGCNNSVTQLCFGLSCSHFIECVSREILISLYVDNTIALWSLDEGRCFKIFNSFNFYIYNMRILQDRRFILVCGYKDLLVIDLWANPDKEVVARLSIENKESNDEVGKSGDVSDPEGSNGTHYDIADSDINYKMCSSSSDNLESNDFSMVNSRGVDNCKENNEGGDEIIDGLHEDVSVKHSSPSFVTNISERNRYSKHSYYDNSQFLNYKLYYDKKKNENSDKNLNLKICCISAGLVPYLKKENQRSLAQCMKLLKRKFFNIYEKRERTNLNYGDIGGSDNNNMRGDELDEEYIKLREKETYKNLNDLFYCPILISAWLNNGDIICWDLTDLLNFYKNKTRFVIRPDKTEIETYNEKIEDMAENCIYNELIKNKIHVPNDINLKSQDKNLKNTDIYEQTDGVYNVNPIFISNLPTSKSDLEISANGNSSQIAIIDNYIVILQKNRLIIYERKNANSSFVPLMDLFCPDFDQSCKKRTRNAHWIGIQVLRKPIWRFSSGTSQSSSSKIRSFNIMQNMSKNICGCIVAWTTEGNFYCYTLPLKFSSMFLSFQSNIKSYFLMKVDKNLLGSFKSPGPILFYRNTYSTSEKDADLYEKNISNSSCIFSPIKHNNEHTDVIHLNNSNEEMMSNKYSNIYNVRTSTYSYSTVNKKCLNERTNLCEIEKNTFSIESTKLKSNNIYNEDTNVLKIKNNNYRKNKNKSSIWGDDVFFLFVNKSKLNRIIVYEYLFDIWYTTNKIDSIWLLGKIKDKKKINNILEDNERGYKYGENNYDVIKSQIEAVKNCKINLEKMYVKEMNNNVYNRKENIEHDENEDREIITYAFCEYNLNIYVIISYRDTRVVCVLINCYKYVENKKIIYDLHIPDSLYKKKNFITALHAENNYIIGGTDGGDILIWNVYNFSLVKFIKKCHFSYICSIYKVVTDNYLKKNNVNISTEREDTSFILTCDASNHMILINLSNIDYNNNHNNFFCKNDECNIIISSEDNIDSVLFWKKEKERLQKNLMKRKKSKSFEINICNKTDRVYIRRTSSGKINYKNKKKRKDSSQISYVNTAFKRSSVIHSENRYKLINILNFKNAIKNYQEKNNNSNIYNISLLKAKKSIIKLKKKTWDKRYEMERKLKVMTHVCFHCCFKKLEKKNEINFKLINNVYINSYSSLLYISLMNNYVYIYNYKNGNFLRYLYDSQYSQISNIPFENVYTRLGVSISNIQLLNKIKVKKDATPYLHESNTESEITSDDVYDESSSCSSQLTSSSHSLESIQQFLSSDGMEISNEDYTTSDSCLSKKNGMHSKTTQLKKNKFNSFSYNNLSNIIRKKNNKKTSYLLVKSQIPIISHILFRDNHLSKKALPLGRLLYHHFLPEKCINLCKELFFFLTDFPSLPFSMCVHGKESTCSVIIPKYTQLCYFSKMYPLKLRREKFRKNIDETENEDIINYRTNTKELYIFLSAEKRKKKKKKKFFYDSLNIDYKDIYNKQFKNKYFLNDSLRKKYIYFGLKFGTKQNENKHKVSELMNKWKSVYGDREENWDGEDNQDMLKKWKINKDNNLYTIKVNDKWELPNSSNSIYKEIEINYEKKTDKNYNRRNNNLYILQYNCSNNRNIERNKNIDIDNQKQWMSSYLDDEMDEWDSCDSSSSKSSIYLYIPKNKNKNKKHISKNVRSSVHRVSDTDKNVTTPSRRSEIKGNKYGEEVDIKKKLMNSMNMFSKRENKKIKKRNKVDISYFFNDNSVEICCESLYVNTLYFCFILRFVSSWFKMCRDKYNDNILINFKKYIIYNLPNNNKINLFLLSYISMYPYDKSIRIQLQKFMFILIQNMKNICLDKYSKLATEILRINNKKKRIIKKTNDNISLYDTTGTYIIQIIIPRVGSHYLYPYVYADEICLTLLLLLLVVKSIYLRNSKIFYSNASMATLIIHHICYYIFVDTQNLIENTYNKFNKFKLFHFIHLLSLSFSITWDFVVLIQKGIFTNNMKNVTYSNFSMNIKDEDFVGNEQIVNENFYKNLKDYYILAKTLGSESLHHSSSEINLKNCMEDYIMKSDNDHNNMNEHHYDKHDLELSSYENAISDENNDIGKPVIRKASESGEHVGVIINSMDNEGDNETIIKSKIIEEQKKKIYAELCNINNDVNKIFSNKKCPFNENNYISICHFILNIFELYTLSLNNISFLKILINIGRIEPFLFLKTLQYISCNLQKRVLYINKILFLLIILIKNYKWIFKYYMNIIIDILLISLDPSNNVRMVCLKLSTSLIYTLVKNFSICAFNKFTQRLAVANNANRCIYLYDLKNAKKLKIFQGHKKSIDCINFNSNGTCLASYSKLDFSFKIWNCSNAGLFSGFLKVQSKCSRDIQLSKIKLSYLFLSDSFINITYKKKNEWVLRREDNVTYLIYT, encoded by the exons ATGAATGAAGATTTAAAACTCGGGTCAGTAATATGGCCTAATTTTTCTTCTCCCTTTAATATAACATGTTATGGATTAAATTATGAAGGTAACATTTTGGCAGTGGGTAGTCGTGAAGGGAACATAGTGCTTTTTCGAGcggaagaaaatgaaaagctTATCAATAACACTAgtggtaataataatactagTAGTAATGAGGCTGGTGTAGCGAGCAATGAGAGtggaaacaaaatattgtCGAATAATTTAAAGCAATTTAATTCGAACAAATGCAATGATGGTATGGAAAAGAATGAAATAAGAGATAACGAATGTAAAGAGGTTGGAAAAAAcgaagataaaaaaatgggtATTGATTCAAATTGCGAAGAGGCTAACAAAAGTGGAAGCCTAAATAGTACTAGCAATAGTTTTGAGAATTTTAGTAAAGGTGATGAAAATAGCCAACcgcataaaaattatgatgaaGAAATGAACAATCGAATAAAGCTAGTaccatataatatattattaaataataaaaataacggATGTAATAATAGTGTAACACAATTGTGTTTTGGTTTATCCTGCTCTCATTTTATTGAATGTGTATCAAgagaaatattaatttcattatatgtTGATAATACAATAGCTTTATGGTCATTGGATGAAGGAAGgtgttttaaaatttttaatagttttaatttttatatttataatatgagAATATTACAAGATAGGAGGTTTATATTGGTTTGTGGTTATAAAGATTTGTTAGTTATAGATTTGTGGGCAAATCCAGATAAAGAAGTAGTAGCTCGTTTATCTATAGAGAATAAGGAAAGCAATGATGAGGTTGGTAAAAGTGGTGACGTCAGTGATCCAGAAGGTAGTAATGGTACACATTATGATATTGCTGATAgtgatataaattataaaatgtgtTCATCTTCTTCTGATAATTTAGAATCTAATGATTTTTCCATGGTTAATTCTCGAGGAGTAGATAAttgtaaagaaaataatgaaggaGGTGATGAAATAATTGATGGGCTGCATGAAGATGTATCTGTAAAACATTCCTCTCCATCATTCGTTACTAATATAAGTGAACGCAATAGATATAGTAAACATAGCTATTATGATAattcacaatttttaaattataagctatattatgataaaaaaaaaaatgaaaatagtgataaaaatttgaatttaaaaatatgttgtaTTTCTGCTGGTTTAGTgccatatttaaaaaaagaaaatcaaAGATCTTTAGCCCAATGTATGAAATTGctgaaaagaaaattttttaatatatatgaaaaaagagaaagaacgaatttaaattatggGGATATAGGAGGtagtgataataataatatgagaGGGGATGAATTAGATGAAgagtatataaaattaagagaaaaagaaacatataaaaatttaaatgatttattttattgtccAATATTAATATCAGCATGGTTAAATAATGGTGATATAATATGTTGGGATTTAAcagatttattaaatttttataaaaataaaacaagaTTTGTTATAAGACCTGATAAAACTGAAATTGAaacatataatgaaaaaattgaagaTATGGCagaaaattgtatatataatgaattaataaaaaataaaatacatgtcccaaatgatataaatttaaaatctcaagataaaaatttaaagaatacagatatttatgaacaaaCGGATGGAGTATATAATGTTAatccaatttttatttcaaatcTTCCAACATCAAAATCGGATTTAGAAATATCTGCTAATGGTAATTCAAGTCAAATAGCTATTATagataattatattgtaattttacaaaaaaacagattaattatttatgaaagaaaaaatgcaaattcTTCTTTTGTTCCATTAATGGATTTATTTTGTCCTGACTTTGATCAATCTTGCAAAAAGCGTACTCGAAATGCTCATTGGATTGGCATACAAGTTTTGCGTAAGCCAATATGGCGATTTTCTTCAG GCACGTCCCAAAGCAGCAGCTCAAAAATAAGGTCGTTCAATATTATGCAGAATATGTCGAAGAACATTTGTGGGTGCATTGTCGCCTGGACAACGGAAGGGAATTTTTATTGCTATACTTTACCTCTGAAATTTTCAAGCATGTTTTTATCTTTTCAATCGAATataaaatcatattttttaatgaaagTTGACAAAAACTTATTGGGTTCATTTAAGAGTCCTGGTccaattcttttttatagaaaTACATATAGCACATCTGAAAAAGATGCAGACCTCTATGAAAAGAATATCTCTAATAGCAGTTGCATATTCAGTCCGATAAAACACAATAATGAACACACGGATGTTatacatttaaataatagcaATGAGGAAATGATGAGCAATAAGTAtagtaatatttataatgtgCGAACATCAACTTATAGTTACAGTactgtaaataaaaagtgtTTAAATGAAAGGACAAATTTATGTGAAATTGAAAAGAACACATTTTCAATAGAATCAACAAAATTgaaaagtaataatatcTATAATGAAGATacaaatgttttaaaaataaaaaataataattatcgtaaaaataaaaataaatcatctATATGGGGAGAtgatgtattttttttatttgtaaacAAATCAAAACTAAACCGAATTATAGTTTacgaatatttatttgacaTATGGTATACGactaataaaatagataGTATATGGCTATTAggcaaaataaaagataaaaaaaaaataaataatattttagaaGATAATGAAAGGGGGTATAAATATGGTGAGAACAATTATgatgtaataaaaagtcAAATAGAAGcagtaaaaaattgtaaaataaatttagaaaaaatgtatgttAAAGAAATGAATAACAATGTTTATAACcgaaaagaaaatattgaaCATGATGAGAATGAAGATAGAGAAATAATTACATATGCATTTTGTGaatacaatttaaatatatatgtaataattagTTATAGAGATACTCGAGTTGTGTgtgtattaataaattgttataaatatgtggaaaataaaaaaataatatatgatttaCATATTCCTGAtagtttatataaaaaaaaaaattttataacagCATTGCATGCTgagaataattatataattggtGGAACAGATGGTGgagatatattaatatggaatgtttataattttagtttagtaaaatttataaaaaaatgtcatttttcatatatatgtagtatatataaagttGTTACagataattatttaaaaaagaataatgtaaatatatcgACCGAAAGAGAAGACAcatcttttatattaacatgTGATGCAAGCAACCATatgattttaataaatttaagtaATAtagattataataataatcataataattttttttgtaaaaatgatgaatgcaatattattatatcttcGGAAGATAATATAGATAGCGTTCTATTTTGgaagaaagaaaaagagAGATTGCAAAAAAACCTAatgaaaagaaagaaaagcAAAAgttttgaaataaatatttgtaataaaaCAGATAGGGTATATATTAGAAGAACAAGTAGtggtaaaataaattataaaaataaaaagaaaagaaaagataGTTCTCAAATAAGTTATGTTAATACTGCTTTTAAAAGATCAAGTGTGATACATTCAGAAAATAGATATAAActaataaacattttaaactttaaaaatgcaataaaaaattatcaagaaaaaaataataattcaaatatttataatatatcattattaaaagcaaaaaaatctattataaagttaaaaaagaaaacatgGGACAAACGATATGAAATGGAAAGGAAATTAAAAGTTATGACTCATGTGTGTTTTCATTGTTGTTTTAagaaattagaaaaaaaaaatgaaattaattttaaattaataaataatgtatatataaatagttattcatcactattatatattagtttaatgaataattatgtatatatatataattataaaaatgggaaTTTTTTAAGATACTTATATGATTCTCAATATTCTCAAATATCAAACATCCCATttgaaaatgtatatactaGGCTAGGTGTAAGTATATCGAATATTCagcttttaaataaaattaaagttAAAAAAGATGCAACCCCCTATTTGCATGAATCTAATACCGAAAGTGAAATAACATCGGATGATGTTTATGATGAATCAAGTTCATGTTCTTCCCAATTAACTTCATCATCACATTCTTTAGAGTCGATACAACAATTTTTAAGCAGCGATGGAATGGAAATAAGTAATGAGGATTATACTACCAGTGATAGTTGCTTGAGTAAAAAGAATGGGATGCATAGTAAAACAACACAActtaagaaaaataaatttaatagttTTAGTTATAACAATTTAAGTAATATAATtcgcaaaaaaaataataaaaaaacatccTACTTATTAGTAAAAAGTCAAATACCAATTATTAGTCACATATTATTTCGAGATAAtcatttatcaaaaaaagcATTACCTTTAGGAAGATTATtgtatcatcattttttaccTGAGAAATGTATAAACTTATGtaaagaattattttttttcttaaccGACTTTCCATCATTACCATTTTCGATGTGTGTACATGGAAAGGAATCTACCTGTTCAGTAATTATTCCTAAATATACCCAGCTGtgttatttttcaaaaatgtaCCCATTGAAATTGAGAAGagaaaaatttagaaaaaatatagacgAAACAGAGAATGaggatattataaattatagaaCGAACACAAAagaattatacatatttttatcagcagaaaaaaggaaaaaaaaaaaaaaaaaaaaatttttttatgattccttaaatatagattataaggatatatataataaacagtttaaaaataaatattttttaaatgattcattaagaaaaaaatacatttattttggcCTTAAATTTGGAACTAAACAAAATGAGAATAAACATAAAGTTAGTGAGCTAATGAATAAATGGAAATCTGTTTATGGAGATCGAGAAGAAAATTGGGATGGTGAAGATAATCAGGATATGTTAaagaaatggaaaataaataaagataataatttgtatacAATCAAAGTGAATGATAAATGGGAACTACCAAATAGTAGCAATTCCATATATAAAGAgattgaaataaattatgaaaaaaaaacagataaaaattataataggcgtaataataatttatatatattacaataCAATTGTTCTAACAATCGAAATATTGAgagaaacaaaaatatagacaTAGATAATCAGAAGCAATGGATGAGTTCTTATTTAGATGATGAAATGGATGAATGGGATTCATGTGATTCTTCCTCTAGTAAAtcaagtatatatttatacatccccaaaaataaaaataaaaataaaaaacatatttccAAAAACGTTCGAAGTAGTGTACATAGGGTTAGTGACACTGATAAAAACGTTACTACTCCAAGCAGACGTAGTGaaataaaaggaaataaatatggtgAAGAAGTggatattaaaaagaaacTAATGAACTCAATGAATATGTTCTcaaaaagggaaaataaaaaaataaaaaaaagaaacaagGTGGATATATCttacttttttaatgataACTCAGTTGAAATATGTTGTGAAAGTTTGTATGTGAATACtttgtatttttgttttattttacgaTTTGTAAGTTCTTGGTTCAAAATGTGTCgagataaatataatgataatatattaataaattttaaaaagtatataatatacaatttaccaaataataataaaataaatttatttttattaagttATATATCTATGTATCCATATGATAAAAGCATACGAATTCAGTtacaaaaatttatgtttatattaatacagAATATGAAGAATATCTGTTTGGACAAATATTCAAAGCTAGCTACAGAAATATTAcgtattaataataaaaaaaaaagaattataaaaaaaacgaatgataatatatcattatatgaTACAACAggaacatatataatacaaataattataccAAGAGTTGGATcccattatttatatccatatgtatatgcagATGAGATATGCTTAacactattattattattattagttGTTAAATCTATTTATTTAAGAAAttccaaaatattttattcaaatgCAAGTATGGCTACATTAATTATTCATCACatatgttattatatatttgtggATACACAAAATTTGATAGAAAATAcgtataataaatttaataagtttaaattatttcattttatacATCTACTATCTTTAAGCTTTTCAATAACTTGGGATTTTGTTgtattaatacaaaaaggaatatttactaataatatgaaaaacgTTACATATAGCAATTTTAGTATGAATATCAAAGATGAAGATTTTGTTGGTAACGAACAAATtgtaaatgaaaatttttataaaaatttgaaagactattatatattagcAAAAACATTAGGAAGTGAATCTTTACATCATTCTTCAAGTGAGAttaacttaaaaaattgtatggaagattatataatgaaatcTGATAAcgatcataataatatgaatgaaCACCATTATGACAAGCATGATTTAGAATTAAGCTCCTATGAAAATGCTATAtcagatgaaaataatgacaTAGGAAAACCTGTTATTCGTAAAGCTAGTGAGTCTGGGGAACATGTTGgtgttattattaatagtaTGGATAATGAAGGAGATAATGAAACCATAATTAAATCTAAAATTATAgaagaacaaaaaaaaaagatatatgcAGAATTgtgtaatataaataatgatgtaaataaaatattttcaaataaaaaatgcccATTCAATgagaataattatataagtatatgtcattttattttaaatatttttgaattatataccttatcattaaataatatcagtttcttaaaaattttaataaacataGGGCGTATTgaaccatttttatttttgaagacactacaatatataagttgtaatttacaaaaacgtgtattatatataaataaaatattattcttgttaataatattaataaaaaattataaatggatatttaaatattatatgaatataattatagatATATTGTTAATCTCATTGGACCCATCAAATAATGTAAGAATGGTATGCTTAAAATTATCAACAAGTTTAATTTATACGTTAGTAAAGAACTTTTCGATTTGTGCATTTAATAAGTTTACTCAAAGGTTGGCAGTAGCAAATAATGCTAATagatgtatatatttatacgatttaaaaaatgcaaaaaaattaaaaatatttcaaggacataaaaaaagtatagattgtattaattttaattccaATGGAACATGCTTAGCATCTTATTCAAAATTagatttttcttttaagaTTTGGAATTGTTCAAATGCTGGATTATTCAGTGGATTTTTAAAAGTCCAATCAAAATGCTCAAGAGATATACAATTAtctaaaattaaattaagttatttatttttgtcagatagttttataaatattacttataaaaagaaaaatgaatGGGTTCTACGTCGAGAAGACAATGTTActtatttgatatatacTTAA